The stretch of DNA ggggtcgagttccgcgtcgggctctgggcatagagcctgcttctccctctgcctgtgtctctgcctgcctctctctctctctctctctctctgtctttccctccctctctctctatgtctatcataaataaataaataaataaataaataaataaataaataaataaacaaatcttaaaaaaaaagaaataatgaaagggattaacggggaaaatgtgtgggaaagataagagagggagacagaatatgagagactcctaactctgggaaacgaacaaggggtggtggaaggggaggtgggcaaggggatggggtgactgggtgctgggcactgagggggcacctgacaggatgagcactgcgtgttatactgtatgttggcaaatcaaacctccaataaaaaatatacaaaaaaggaaaataaagccattttctATTTGTACcatttcaacaaaacaaaaccaaaaccaaacaggaTTGCTAGAGGGGATGTGGGGGggatagggtaattgggtgatgggcattaaggagggcacttgctgtaaTGAGCTGTGGGTATTATATGAaattaatgaatcactaaattctactcctgaaaccaataatatagtGTATgttaaatttaacttaaataaaacattaaaaaaggaatatataaaaattataattgtgtATACACCCAATAACAGatattcaaaatacacaaaacaaaatggatagaaataaaaggaaaattagagaaaCCCACAATTGTAATTGGAAATTTTAACAGTCCTGTCAGGTACTGATAGAAGAACCAGATACAAATGATTTAAAGATATGGTATAGCTGACCTTTGACTAAGTGATAAtcataaaatatacttcaaacatgaagaaatattaatttgaaatgcacatggaatattcaccCAAATAGAATATATCAGTgccataaaacaagtctgaaCACATTATGAAGGGCTGAAATACAGTATATGTTTTCCAatcataatggaattaaattataaGTTAATAGtgataatatatattgaaatttacCAAGTACTTGAAGAGCAAACAACACACTTAACCAATTGGTCACAAAAATCAAACACtagtacaaaatattttaacacaacatatcaaaatttgtggactCAGCTaaagcaacacagagagagaagcttatacatgtgaattttttattaggaaaaaaaggtttaaaaataaaaggtctaAGTTTCCACATTAAGAAGCTataaatagaaaagcaaattaaacccaaactAAATAGAAGAGTGGCAATAAAGAGaagaagttaaagaaaaacagaaaaatcaaagctACAGTCTGgttctaaaaattaataaaactgacaCACCTCTCTCCCCTACAGTATGACAAAACAGGACAAAGTAAATATGAGTAGCCAGTATAATAAGAGATGACATGTCCTACAGAAATTAAAGGGTAATAAGGGGATATATGAATGATTTTATACATATGTTGGTAATTTATGACAATTgttattctaagaaaaaagaaaatttgaatagagctagattcattaaaaattaaatgtaaaataaaaaacaaaggaaaattcagactcagatttctttctgtgtaattctatcaaatattttaggaataaatattatttgaacattttcagaaaatagagcAATAGGGAATACTTTAATTCATTTTAGGAGGTAAACAAAACTCTGATAAGACCTTGACAAGGAAACTATAAGAAGGAATATTACAAGATCAGTATGTGTCATAAACATCGACACAGTGATTCCTATCAAAATCTTAGCAAACTGATTTCAGCAATATGCAAATTTGATAGTATATCATAACCAAGTGGGGCTTATTCCAGGAATATTAGGggagtttaacatttaaaattcaattagcgtatcagataaagggctagtttccaagatctataaagaacttcttaaactcaacaccaaagaaacaaacaatccaatcatgaaatgggcaaaagacatgaacagaaatctcacagaggaagacatagacatggccaacatgcacatgagaaaatgctctgcatcacttgccatcagggaaatacaaatcaaaaccacaatgagataccgcctcataccagtgagaatggggaaaattaacaaggaaggcaaccacaaatgttggagaggatgtggagaaaggggaaccctcctgcactgttggtgggaatgtgaactggtgcagccactctggaaaactgtgtgaaggttcctcaaagagttaaaaatagaactgccctacgacccagcaattgcactgctggggatttaccccaaagatacagaagcaatgaaacactgggacacctgcaccctgatgtttctagcagcaatgtccacaatagccaaactgtggaaggagccttggtgtccatcgaaagatgaatggataaagaagatgtggtttatgtatacaatggaatattcctcagccattagaaacgacaaatacccaccatttgcttcaacgtggaaggaactggagggtataatgctgagtgaaataagtcaatcggagaaggacaaacattatatggtctcattcatttggggaatataaaaaatagtgaaagggaataaaggggaaaggagaaaaaatgagtcggaaatatcagaaagggagacagaacatgaaagactcctaactctgggaaacgaatgaggggtggtgaaaggggacgtgggcgggggctgggggtgactgggtggcggcactgaggtgggcacttaatgggaggagcactgggtgttactttgtatgttgtcaaattgaacaccaataaaaaataaatttatttaaaaaaagaaacgacaaatacccaccatttgctttgacgtggatggaactggagggtattatgctgagtgaaataagtcaattggagaaggacaaacattatatggtctcattcatttggggaatatataccTACAGTTAATATGATACTTAGGAGGAAAGTTTTTGGGGTGCCTGTAGGTATTTCATAGGTATCCTTTACCAGGATTGAAAGTTATCCAGATGGTGTTGAATTTGGTCATAATTTTTTCTATATACTTAGGTAatcatgatttttctccttcattctattGTTAGAGTGTACtaattgactttttttattttataaatttatttttttattggtgttcaatttgtcaacatacagaataacacccagtgctcatcccgtcaagtgcccccctcagtgcccgtcacccccacactcccacccacttccccttccactacccctagttcgtttcccagagttaggagtttctcattttttttataaatttattttttattggtgttcaatttgccaacataatatatatatatatatatatatatatatatatatatatatatatatatgtatatattccccaaattaatgaaaccatataatgtttgtccttctccgattgacttatttcactcagcataataccctccagttctatccacgtcgaagcaaatggtgggtattttttttgCATTGGATCACagagctaaaattaaaagttaaatctgtaaaacaaaacactaaCTATGAATAGGATTGCTAATTGAGtttatcataattaaaattttctttttatcaagacacctagaagaaatcaaaaggcaaGTCACAAAATTAGccagtattttcattatttttatataacaaatgACTTGTATTCAGAGTATATAAATGGCTAGTACAAATCAATAAGCGaggaattcaattaaaaatggacaaaagacattaTCAGACATTTCATAGAATGTATGCATGAACAGTAAACATAAAAGGTTGCTTACTGTCAGtcatcagaaaatgcaaattaaacccacaAATTACCATTTTACACATATTggaatagttaaaataaaaaaaatagtttcaagtGTTGATCAGGATGCATAACAACTCAGAAGTGTCATATCACTGGCGagagtataaaatggtacaattactttggaaaaccatttggcagGTTCTAGTAAACGTACCTTagaacccagaaattctacttttagtttaagaaatattcatagcagctttatttataatagccaaataaaAAAGGGAAGTAACTCAAGTGTTCCAAAATAGTTAAAGTGTGGCATAttcatgcaatgaaatattagcaaataaaaaagaatcaacagcTGATGCACAAAATGATacaaatgaatctcaaaaacatgttgGACCAAGGAAGTTggacacataaaatatatattgtatcatTCCAATTAAAGGAACTTCTAGAACAGTAAGTTTGATCCAAGGTGATCAAAAATCAAACAGTGGTTTTCTGCATGGGGTCCTCTAAGAGTATTACCTAGAAAGCATTGGGAACTTTctggaattataaaaatattctgtatcttaagATGGTGGTTATACTGATCCACACATTTGTCAGATCTCATCTAactatatatttaacaaatgcattttattttaggtaaattatacctcattaaaaatagttttggaaaaataaatccaaCTGTAACCAATGATCCCAAATAGAGTATAGCCGGTATTCTTGATTTCTACCATAATTTGAATATTCTGGGGACTAGAATTTATTGACCAATATGTGGTCTCTAGTTACCTAGCAACCTAGGCTATTTGTGggcaaattaaaaatactaattttgagCCTTAGTGTGAAGGAAGAATTATTATGGTAAGACAGGAGTCACAGAGTACATGGGTGAGGGGCGGAGGTTTGCTGAGGTCTCCTATTCAAGTTGTCACCAGGGATAGATCTTCCTGAATCACCATTAAATTTCCAAACCCTAGAACGGTGTTTGGCATGTTGCAAATTCTCAGAAATGTCAAtgatattaggaaaataattatctCCTCATTCCTAGAttaaattttattagatttttggTTCCAACTAATAGATTTATAGGAACTCACCTGGTAAGGGGTAAACAACACAGAATTTAAAGTTAACAAGATCTGAATTCTGTCTCTGATATTTACTTGATTTCTTGGACAAGTCATTACCTTCCTAATATTCTGCCTCTGGCTCTTAAAGTGGGGATAATTATATGCTCCTCATCAGATGGTTATAAGACTACAAGAAGGTAATGCACATCCTCATGAGGCACTGCAGCGTTAAGCTAATCCACTGCTGTAACCAAAAGTTCTGATGACCTAGGTCTTCCTGAGTTGCTAGTGGCCTTCTCCTGTGCAAGCTCTTCCCtaaattattagaatattttgCCTGAGCCAAATACTTATTAACTCCCTCCTAATCTGCATGCAGATTCTGAGCAGGGATGTCAGAGACTCTGAGAACTTCTGGATCCTAATGGGTCTTCTAATCACAGCtactactttcatttttaaaacctgcTCAGAAGGTTAAATGAGACTGctttctctaattttctctcCAAAGAAGGGGTTTGATCTTTTCTCTGGAGCTTTGAGGCTTGGTGGAGCTCCATATGGCCACTTCCAGGGAACAGAAGACTTGATATCATCTAGCCTGAGGCTTTTTCCCCACACATTACACCTAGGCATAGTTGAAGTCTTCTAAGAAAGCAGGTTTTCTTACCCATATAGAGGTGGAATGGGACGAGGGACTTCTTTTTCCTGAGCAAGTGTGGTCCCCATGCTTATCCTAATCACATTTGCTTAATTTGGCTAATTACACTAATTTGGTTTCACTGTTTTCTCCATATTTGTAGTTCTCTAAGTGAGCAGTCTTCATAAGGACTTTTTACCTAATCAAGTCCATATCCCTAGATTTTAGCATAGTGCAAACTcagtgaaaagacaaaaattctcGCTTTTCAGAGAACCTTCCTAGATTGACATTACACCTTGTTGCTTATTCCTCTGTACAATGGACACATTTGTCCTTGTGGCCCATTGCTGAGTGCTCCATCTCCAACTTTTggcttctcttctctgtgtaGGTGTTTCTCCTGTCAGACTTGAAGTTCACTGAGGAGGTATTCATGTGTCTGTATCAGAGTAGGAACACCTGACTGTAGATGAGGGTTATTTTTCCTTGTCGGATCATCAGGcatatctttctcattttatcaaGGTCTCCTAGAAGGTTGCAGCCATGTCAGAAAGGCAGTGTGGAATTCCCTGGGAGGCAATCATCAGCTTGATTGCCATGTTTCCCAATAGACAGGGGATCCCTAGGCTTTGGAACCATATCTACATCACAAGTGGGAAATATTTGATGGTTCTTAACCCATCAGACTTGTGCTATATCTCCTTATCAAAGTAAGGATACCATTGAGTGCGGGTTTCTCTCTTTCCACCATGATGGGAAATGTTGGTCTCTTAAATATTACCATTGGTTCACAAATTAGTGCCCATacacagacagaaagaagagaccaaggaaagaggcaggccactccagacaggtaggtggcaggtttaaaAAGCAAGGGAACTTATGAGATTTGCTTTGGTGGCCACAGGACAGGTACTCACCTGccaaatattaaaagtttatatagaggccttaactgggttcagtcatgTATACTGTCCAGATGGGCTCAACATCACCTTACTCTCTCAAGGTTGTGTATTTGGAACAGTGCTCACTGTGGGAATGATGGGCAGAATGTATATCCTAGGGATAGGGGAGGGGATAACAACCTCCAATTCCCCCAAACCAGTTCACAGGTTAACTGATGGTCACATCCTCTCAATGGCCTATTCCAACAATTGCCCAAAGCCTCAGGGAAGAAGATAGGGCTCCAGGGTGGGGTTGAAGACTTAAGACTGAACAATGCCCCGCTTCAGCAGTCGAAGGGCTCCAACCCGGATCTGTTTGGTCTTCATGCCATAGATGATAGGGTTGAGCATGGGTGGTACAACAAGGTAGAGGTCAGCCAGGAGGATGTGGATGTGCCGGGGAACATGCTGGCCAAAGCGTTGTGTGTAGAATGAGAAGAGTCCTGGTGTATAGAAGAGAAGAATGACACCCAGGTGGGAGCCACAAGTACCAAATGTCTTAGCCCTTGCTTCTTTGGAGGAGAGGCCTAACACAGCCCGGAGGATGAGCGCATAGGAGACAGCGATGCAAATTGAGTCTGTGCCCACAACTAGTGTGGCAGCAGTGATGCCATAGATGTTGTTTGGCCGTGTGCCCCCACATGCCAGCTTTACCACAGCCATATGCTCACAGTAGGAATGGGCCACCACTCGGCTACAGTAGCTCAGTCTTGCCAGTAAGCAGGTGAGTGGGGTCATGAGCCCCAAGCCACGAAACACAGCAGCAGCTGCCAGCTTGCCCACAGCCTCTGGAGGCAACAATGACCCATAGTGGAGTGGCTGGCAGATGGCCAAGTAGCGGTCAAAGGCCATTGCTAGCAGGATACCAGATTCAACAGCTGAAAAGCCATGGATAAAAAACATCTGGGTAGCACAGGCCCCAAAGTTGATCTCAGTATCATTTGTCCAAAAAAGTGCAAGGAGCTTGGGCACAGTAGAAGTGCAGAGTACCAGGTCAATGATGGACAGCATACATAGGAATAGGTACATGGGCTGGTGCAGGGCAGGCTCCGATCGCACCACCAGCAGCACTGCCATGTTGCCAAACACTGCTAGTGCATACATGGAGCAGAAGGGAAATGCAATCCAAAAGTGAGATGCCTCCAGGCCAGGAATTCCCATGAGCAGAAAAGAGTTTGGGTTCTGCTGGCTGTAGTTTGTGAACTGCATGGTTAGGTCCAGGTAGGGTGGGTAGATAAGACCTTACTGCCCTGCTATGAACTCTAGGAAGCCTTGAGAGATGAAACCATTGGGATTCATTATTTTGCTGTGGCTGAAACAGAATGGGGCAACAGAAAATATGTGAGTTAGTTCTCATAAGAAACATCCAGGATAAGAAGGTTGTAGAGCATTGGGAAGTGATGCAAGGCAGGAGGTGAAGTTATCATTACCAGGGATAAAAGGAGCCCTTTCCACTTGTGTCTGAATCCGTGATGTCTAGGCTGAGGTTGTAGGGTGAATGGCATGGCTATGGAGCTCTCTTTATGGTGAATGTAAGTGACTAGAGACTCTTACCagtcttccctctgcctgtgaattCTATCCCATCTAtactctcatttctttctgaCCCATCTGCCTATATGACAATAAAGGGGTAATGTAATGATTAAAGGTCAGGACGATTGGATGGAGGACTCAAATGTGGTTACTTTTCAAGAGGGGAAGATCAGGactgagaagagaaaggaaagtggGGGGATATTCGATAGGTTTTTCAGGCCATAAAACCCATGATTACTCATAGATGAGGCTCAGAACCTGGCTTTTGACTCAGAACCACCACCATATGGTGAGAATCTGAGTCTCTAGGGCTTTAGCAGGCTATATTGCCTGCCTTATGTTAATACTAGGATCCTGCGCTTGTTGTAGGTGTCTGTATGGATACTGGTAGAAACAAGTGGGATCATGCAGAATTAATCAATTGTAGAGGTCAGGCTAATTTGGCTATAATATGTGATCTGATAAAGTTCTTGAGGGATGAAAACATAGTCTTATAAAAATCAAAGGTACATAAAGATGGTATGAGAATGGACTTTTAATCACTAGGAATGCAACTGTTAACTGTAAGCAAAAGTTAACAATATCTACTGCACCTATTTGTCTATTATTTACACTTTCTATATCTTCTGATCTTCCCTTACCTACATGTACCTTATCATTACTCTCTTATCTACTAGCCAGCTATTAATTGAGAGTTTGAGAAAGAATTTGATTAAGTAAAAAAGTCAGgaaggggacaggagagggagaagaggatgaaaagaaaagttGAGAACAAAAACCAGGAATACACATAGGAGAGATAAGAGTGCCATTCTCACACTGatttctaataataatatataatgggCTGTGACTGTGCTCTGGTTGCTAGCTGGGTGAGTGTGGAACTAGTGTGGAACTAGTTTAACCCTCTGGAGATAGCCCATTTATATCCCTAAACATAAGTTGCAATATCCTTATAATCCCTTGCATCAGCTATccatacccagaaaaaaaaagaggcaagaaaagaaagggtAAGGTCTTCTAATGTGGTCTGGGTGAAGAAACACCAGACTGGATACTATCTCAGTGCCAGCTGTGGCTGTCACTGTGATATTGAGACaatcatctttgtttctttatgtttcaTCATCCCTTCTTCcatgtgtttcttatttttttcttttgtgctgttTCCCCTCCCTGGATTTCTACTTTTCAGCTTGGGACCAAGTATATCCAGGGGGATATTTCAGTATTGGTGGTGGCTGAAGAGTCAGAGGCAGAAAAATCTGGATGTTGGGTTCTTGTAAAATGGTATATGTAAAATGGTTCTTTCTATGAATGGGAACTCTATGTGCTTAGTTCAGCATG from Canis lupus dingo isolate Sandy chromosome 21, ASM325472v2, whole genome shotgun sequence encodes:
- the LOC112667831 gene encoding olfactory receptor 52P1-like, with protein sequence MQFTNYSQQNPNSFLLMGIPGLEASHFWIAFPFCSMYALAVFGNMAVLLVVRSEPALHQPMYLFLCMLSIIDLVLCTSTVPKLLALFWTNDTEINFGACATQMFFIHGFSAVESGILLAMAFDRYLAICQPLHYGSLLPPEAVGKLAAAAVFRGLGLMTPLTCLLARLSYCSRVVAHSYCEHMAVVKLACGGTRPNNIYGITAATLVVGTDSICIAVSYALILRAVLGLSSKEARAKTFGTCGSHLGVILLFYTPGLFSFYTQRFGQHVPRHIHILLADLYLVVPPMLNPIIYGMKTKQIRVGALRLLKRGIVQS